In the Arachis ipaensis cultivar K30076 chromosome B10, Araip1.1, whole genome shotgun sequence genome, one interval contains:
- the LOC107622319 gene encoding E3 ubiquitin-protein ligase KEG (The sequence of the model RefSeq protein was modified relative to this genomic sequence to represent the inferred CDS: added 135 bases not found in genome assembly), whose product MKIPCCSVCQTRYNEEERVPLLLQCGHGFCKECLSRMFSSSPDATLTCPRCRHVSTVGNSVQALRKNYAVLALIHSAAAGAGGAAGGSNFDCDYTDDDDEDEDGGGSGDDEDDDDEEKRRRRCSRASQTSSSGGCEPVIEVGAHPDLKLVRRIGEGRRAGVEMWTAVIGGSGGRCRHQVAVKKVAVTEGMDLEWIQGNLENLRRASMWCRNVCTFHGAMKHEESLCLVMDRCYGSVQSEMQRNEGRLTLEQVLRYGADIARGVVELHAAGVVCMNLKPSNLLLDSNGHAVVSDYGLATILKKPSCWKARPECDSSKIHSCMECIMLSPHYTAPEAWEPGKKSLNIFWDDAIGISPESDAWSFGCTLVEMCTGAIPWAGLSAEEIYRSVVKAKRLPPQYASVVGGGIPRELWKMIGECLQFKPSKRPTFNAMLAIFLRHLQEIPRSPPASPDNDFVKRSVSNVTEPTPAPELDVPQEMPNPNHLHRFVSEGDATGVRDLLAKAASENGSDYISSLLESQNVDGQTALHLACRRGSAELVEAILEYKEANVDVLDKDGDPPLVFALAAGSPDCVRCLIKRNANVTSRLRDGLGPSVAHVCAYHGQPDCMRELLLAGADPNAVDDEGESVLHRAVAKKYTDCAIVILENGGCRSMAIMNSKNLTPLHLCVATWNVAVVKRWVEVATSDEIAEAIDIPSPIGTALCMAAASKKDHESEGRELVRILLAAGADPSAQDSQNGRTALHTAAMTNDVDLVKVILAAGVDVNICNIHNSIPLHLALARGAKASVGLLLAAGADYNLQDDDGDNAFHIAAETAKMIRENLDWLIVMLRNSDADIEVRNHSGRTLRDILEALPREWISEDLMEALMNRGVHLSPTIFEVGDWVKFKRTVTAPTYGWQGARPKSVGFVQSIQDRDNLIVSFCSGEVHVLANEVVKLIPLDRGQHVQLKEDVKEPRFGWRGQSRDSIGTVLCVDDDGILRVGFPGASRGWKADPAEMERVEEFKVGDWVRIRPTLTSAKHGLGSVTPGSIGIVYCIRPDSSLLIELSYLPNPWHCEPEEVEHVAPFRIGDRVCVKRSVAEPRYAWGGETHHSVGRISEIENDGLLIIEIPNRPIPWQADPSDMEKVEDFKVGDWVRVKASVPAPKYGWEDINRNSIGVIHSLEEDGDMGVAFCFRSKPFSCSVTDVEKVPPFEVGQEIHVMPSVSQPRLGWSNESPATVGKIARIDMDGALNLKVTGRQSLWKVSPGDAERLPGFEVGDWVRSKPSLGNRPSYDWNTVGRESLAVVHSVQDSGYLELACCFRKGKWIAHYTDVEKVPIFKIGQYVRFRNGLVEPRWGWRGAQPESQGVITSIHADGEVRVVFFGLSALWRGDPSDLQIEPMFEVGEWVRLKDNANSWKSIAPGSIGVVQGIGYEEDDSDRSTYVGFCGEQEKWVGPTSHLERVDKLFVGQKVRVKQCIKQPRFGWSGHTHASIGTIQAIDADGKLRIYTPAGSKTWMLDPSEVEVVEERELRIGDWVKVKASVSTPIHQWGEVSHSSIGVVHRMEDGDLWVAFCFMERLWLCKAWEMERVRPFKVGDKVKIRDGLVAPRWGWGMETHASKGQVVGVDANGKLRIKFRWREGRPWIGDPADVALDGN is encoded by the exons ATGAAAATCCCTTGCTGTTCGGTTTGCCAAACGCGGTATAACGAGGAGGAGCGAGTACCGCTGCTGCTCCAATGTGGACACGGATTCTGCAAAGAGTGCCTTTCTAGAATGTTCTCTTCATCGCCCGACGCAACGCTCACATGTCCACGATGCCGCCACGTGTCAACCGTCGGGAACTCCGTACAGGCTCTGCGAAAGAATTACGCTGTTTTGGCACTCATCCACTCCGCCGCCGCCGGAGCTGGAGGCGCCGCTGGTGGCTCGAATTTCGACTGCGACTACACCGACGACGACGACGAGGATGAGGAT CTGGTGCGGCGGATTGGGGAGGGGAGGAGAGCTGGTGTTGAGATGTGGACGGCGGTGATCGGAGGAAGCGGAGGACGGTGCCGGCACCAGGTGGCGGTTAAGAAGGTGGCGGTGACGGAGGGGATGGATTTGGAGTGGATTCAGGGGAATCTCGAGAATTTGCGGAGAGCTTCGATGTGGTGCAGGAACGTGTGCACTTTCCATGGAGCAATGAAGCATGAAGAGAGCTTGTGCCTTGTGATGGATAGGTGCTATGGATCGGTTCAGTCTGAGATGCAGAGAAATGAGGGCAGGCTCACTTTGGAACAAGTCCTAAG ATATGGAGCAGACATTGCAAGAGGGGTTGTTGAGCTTCATGCTGCTGGTGTCGTTTGCATGAATTTAAAACCTTCCAATCTTCTTCTTGATTCAAATGGGCACGCGGTAGTTTCTGATTATGGACTTGCTACAATTTTAAAGAAGCCTTCCTGTTGGAAGGCGCGGCCAGAGTGTGACTCCTCAAAGATCCACTCTTGTATGGAATGTATAATGCTCAGTCCACATTATACAGCACCCGAGGCTTGGGAACCTGGGAAGAAGTCACTAAATATTTTCTGGGATGATGCAATAGGTATATCTCCCGAGTCAGATGCATGGAGTTTTGGTTGTACATTGGTTGAGATGTGCACGGGTGCCATTCC TTGGGCTGGCTTAAGTGCAGAAGAAATTTATCGTTCAGTTGTTAAAGCCAAGAGACTTCCTCCACAGTATGCCAGTGTGGTTGGTGGTGGAATTCCAAGGGAATTGTGGAAGATGATTGGAGAGTGCTTGCAATTCAAGCCATCTAAAAGGCCTACATTTAATGCAATGTTAGCAATATTTCTCCGCCATTTGCAGGAAATACCGCGCAGCCCTCCTGCAAGCCCTGATAA TGACTTTGTCAAACGCTCTGTGTCTAATGTTACTGAACCAACCCCAGCCCCTGAATTAGATGTCCCTCAAGAAATGCCAAACCCAAACCATCTTCACCGCTTTGTGTCTGAAGGGGATGCCACAGGAGTTAG AGATCTTCTTGCGAAGGCTGCATCAGAAAATGGCAGCGATTACATATCTTCTCTACTGGAATCTCAAAATGTTGATGGGCAAACAGCTCTTCACTTAGCTTGTAGGCGTGGAAGTGCAGAGCTTGTTGAGGCCATTTTGGAGTATAAAGAGGCTAATGTTGATGTCTTGGACAAAGATGGAGATCCTCCTCTTGTTTTTGCTTTAGCAGCTGGCTCTCCAGATTGTGTTCGTTGCCTCATCAAAAGAAATGCTAACGTGACATCAAGACTGAGGGATGGCTTGGGCCCATCTGTCGCTCATGTTTGTGCTTATCATGGACAACCAGATTGTATGCGA GAACTACTATTAGCTGGAGCTGATCCTAATGCAGTGGATGATGAAGGAGAATCTGTATTGCATAGGGCAGTTGCTAAGAAGTATACAGACTGTGCCATTGTAATATTAGAAAATGGAGGCTGTAGATCAATGGCCATTATGAACTCAAAGAACCTGAC ACCGCTACACTTGTGTGTGGCAACATGGAATGTTGCTGTTGTGAAGAGATGGGTGGAAGTTGCAACTTCAGATGAGATTGCTGAAGCAATTGACATACCGAGCCCAATTGGAACTGCCTTGTGCATGGCAGCAGCTTCTAAGAAAGATCATGAAAGCG AAGGGAGAGAATTGGTGCGGATACTGCTTGCGGCAGGAGCGGATCCGTCTGCTCAAGATTCACAGAATGGGAGGACAGCTTTGCATACAGCTGCTATGACAAATGATGTGGACTTGGTCAAG GTCATTCTTGCTGCTGGAGTTGATGTGAACATTTGCAATATACACAACAGTATACCTCTTCActtggcattagctaggggtgcAAAGGCATCTGTTGGACTGCTTCTAGCTGCTGGGGCAGATTACAATTTGCAG GATGATGATGGTGACAATGCTTTCCATATAGCAGCAGAGACAGCCAAAATGATACGTGAAAATCTTGACTGGCTCATTGTTATGCTAAGGAATTCCGATGCTGATATTGAGGTCAGAAACCACAG TGGCAGGACACTACGTGACATCTTGGAGGCCCTTCCCCGAGAATGGATATCTGAAGATCTGATGGAGGCACTCATGAATAGAGGAGTTCATCTTTCTCCTACAAT ATTTGAAGTGGGAGACTGGGTGAAATTTAAAAGAACTGTCACAGCTCCTACCTATGGGTGGCAAGGTGCTAGACCAAAGAGTGTTGGATTTGTGCAAAGTATTCAAGATCGTGATAATCTCATTGTTTCATTTTGCTCTGGAGAAGTTCATGTTTTGGCAAATGAAGTTGTAAAACTCATTCCATTAGACCGAGGGCAACATGTACAGTTGAAAGAAGATGTGAAAGAGCCCAG GTTTGGTTGGCGTGGGCAGTCACGTGACAGCATTGGAACAGTGTTATGTGTTGATGATGATGGAATTCTCCGTGTTGGGTTCCCTGGAGCATCAAGGGGATGGAAAGCTGACCCTGCAGAGATGGAACGGGTTGAGGAATTCAAGGTTGGAGACTGGGTTCGGATTCGTCCTACTCTTACATCAGCTAAACATGGATTAGGATCCGTTACACCTGGAAGCATTGGCATTGTATATTGTATCAGACCAGACAGTAGTCTATTAATAGAACTCAGCTATCTTCCAAATCCATGGCATTGTGAACCAGAGGAGGTGGAGCATGTTGCTCCTTTTAGG ATTGGTGATCGCGTCTGTGTGAAGCGTTCTGTTGCAGAACCTAGATATGCTTGGGGTGGTGAGACACATCATAGTGTTGGAAGGATAAGCGAGATTGAGAATGATGGTCTCCTAATAATTGAAATACCAAACCGACCCATACCATGGCAGGCTGATCCATCTGATATGGAGAAGGTGGAAGATTTCAAG GTTGGAGATTGGGTCAGAGTGAAAGCATCAGTTCCTGCTCCAAAGTATGGGTGGGAGGATATTAACAGGAACAGTATTGGGGTAATCCATAGCTTGGAGGAAGATGGTGATATGGGTGTTGCCTTTTGCTTCAGAAGCAAGCCTTTTTCTTGTTCAGTAACTGATGTGGAGAAAGTTCCTCCTTTTGAGGTGGGACAAGAAATTCACGTGATGCCATCTGTTTCTCAGCCACGACTTGGATGGTCAAATGAATCACCAGCTACTGTTGGGAAAATAGCAAGAATTGACATGGATGGTGCTCTTAAT tTGAAAGTCACTGGTAGGCAAAGCTTGTGGAAAGTTTCTCCTGGAGATGCAGAACGACTTCCTGGATTTGAAGTTGGGGATTGGGTACGCTCTAAACCAAGCTTGGGGAATAGACCAAGTTATGACTGGAATACTGTTGGAAGGGAAAGTTTAGCTGTTGTGCATAGTGTACAGGATTCTGGATACTTGGAGTTGGCTTGTTGTTTCCGTAAAGGGAAGTGGATTGCTCATTACACAGATGTTGAAAAGGTTCCCATCTTCAAAATTGGGCAATATGTTAGATTTCGAAATGGTCTGGTTGAACCAAGGTGGGGTTGGAGAGGAGCTCAGCCTGAATCTCAGGGTGTTATAACCAGCATTCACGCTGATGGCGAAGTTAGGGTTGTTTTCTTTGGCTTGTCAGCATTATGGAGAGGAGATCCTTCAGATCTACAGATTGAACCAATGTTCGAAGTTGGAGAATGGGTGAGGTTGAAGGATAATGCAAATAGTTGGAAATCGATTGCACCGGGTAGTATTGGTGTTGTACAAGGAATAGGGTATGAAGAAGACGACTCAGACAGAAGCACTTATGTTGGCTTTTGTGGGGAGCAAGAAAAGTGGGTAGGACCAACCTCCCATCTCGAAAGAGTTGACAAACTCTTTGTTGGACAGAAAGTTAGAGTTAAGCAATGTATAAAGCAACCAAGATTTGGTTGGTCAGGGCACACCCATGCTAGTATTGGAACCATACAAGCAATCGATGCCGATGGAAAGCTCCGAATATACACTCCAGCCGGATCGAAGACATGGATGCTGGACCCATCAGAAGTggaggtggtggaagagagggagCTTCGTATCGGAGACTGGGTAAAAGTTAAAGCGTCAGTTTCAACCCCAATCCACCAGTGGGGGGAGGTGAGTCACTCGAGCATTGGAGTGGTGCACCGGATGGAAGATGGAGATCTGTGGGTGGCATTCTGCTTTATGGAGAGACTCTGGCTTTGCAAGGCATGGGAAATGGAAAGGGTTAGACCATTCAAAGTGGGGGACAAGGTAAAAATTAGAGATGGACTCGTGGCACCGCGCTGGGGATGGGGAATGGAAACGCATGCAAGCAAGGGACAGGTGGTAGGAGTAGACGCAAACGGCAAACTGAGAATAAAGTTCCGGTGGAGGGAAGGTAGGCCTTGGATTGGGGACCCTGCTGATGTTGCCCTTGATGGAAACTAA